In the Orcinus orca chromosome 19, mOrcOrc1.1, whole genome shotgun sequence genome, GAGTGACCAGCCAGGAGTGAGGTGACCTATGTTTCAGTGCAGCCCATGAGGAAGGGAACAGTAGTGGTAGGTGGAGTGATGCTCATTTATTCTTGGAAGATAAGTATAGATTATTTTCTCAGGGGAGCCTGAGAAGCATCCTTAAAGAGAGAGTGGGAACTCAGCCAAAAGAACTGACCTAATTGGAGGTCTCAGCAAGGATCCGGAGCTGTTTCCTGATCCCTCGTGTCCAGGACCCTGTGGCCTGTGACTTGTGTTTTTGTGGTTTAGAGAAACAGGATGGAAAGGCAGAGGTTCCAGACCCTTTCTGGGCATTTAACTTCTTCCGTTGGTCTGACGTGGCACTGGACTTCGTAAGAAACAAGGGGTTCAGCTGTGCAAGTTGAACGTCTTGGATATTTAACTCTTCTGGTTTCTCAGGCTCTTTCCGGAACCTCGTGAACTCTACGTTCATGCTGGTCTTAGGCACTTCATGTACAAAGAGAACCTTGTTCTTCAGCTTGTTTTGGATCCAGGGATCAGTCGAGGCCAAAAGAATTAATGTTTCTTGTAGCTGCATTGAAACAAAGGCCCTGTGGCTGGCTCACTTCAGGCCagtgctgggaggggagggggagctcTGTCTACAGGCCCTTCTGGTCCCAGGGAATGAGGTCAAGGGGACAGTGTCTACGGGCgtattcccctctcctcccctctgacAAAGAGCACGTGGCGTGAGGATAGGTGGGAGAGGCTTGGAGGAAGGGTTGAGAAGAGGTGGGCGGGGATGCCTTACGCTCTTTTTCACAGACGGGCTCTTTTCCACATCCAGCATGTCTAGGACCAGGTGGAACACTTGTGGGCTGCGGATCCCCAGGACACCCTGGCAGAGGCAGGATGAGGGCGCCTAAATAGCCGGCCCCAGGAAGTTGCCCTGTCTACACTCTTCCATTCTAGTGCCCTTGTAATGACCCTGTGCCTGGAGAGGAGATATGGCTTCGCAGCAGAGGTAGCactttccttgccttttggggcCACTTCATTGGGTTCCAGTACAATTTTTTCACCAGAAGAGTCAAGATAGTTTCTACATGTAATATCTAAGCAATGCCCCTCACACCCTTCTCCTGTCCCTTATCCCACCCACCTCCAATCCTGAAGAAAATCTTTTCCTGAACTCCTGATAGGGCtggaattctaaaataaaaaagcaagcaaacaaccTCCCCAAACTTTACAGCCCTTTCTTCCCTTCAGTAACTGCTGGACTGCCTGCTCCCCCTGCCATCAAAACATCTGGTCAGAGTAGCAGAGCTGGCCTTACCAAAGAGATGACTGCTTCCTGGCGTGCAGTGGCATTTGAGCTCATCAGTTGCCTGGAGAAGGGAGTGAGTGTGTTGTGGTCCAGTTAAGGGGAGGGCAGGAAGGCTGGCTGCTTCTTACAGTCCAGAGTGAGTCAGGCATAAAGCTGATGTGTgatgttaattttattaacttcCCCTTCTTATTTCTTGGGTGAGgaaaggggctgggaggggaaaggTAGGTACTACAATTTTCCAGGGGGCACTAAATGATGATCAGGACTCACATCTGTCCAGAACATTACCTTTTACAAGTCCCTTTCATGTCCTCATCTTAATCGGAGCTTTATAGCAACCCTGAGTGGTAGGTATTATCagcccctttttacagatgaagaaaagccCAGAGGTCAAAGAGTGACTTGGCCAGGGGCACAGGCAAGTGCGAGCTGAGAATGGGCCGTAGGTTCTCAGCTCTCTCTGACCCTCTGTCCCCTTCTCACAGCCTAGGATTTGGCCCTGGCAGTTCCCAGCCCAAGCCACTCACGCCTCcaccaagttcatcattgtgggcTTCATCTTGAGCTCTTCCACAGTTTCAGCAACAGCCTGCCTCATAGCCTGAAGAGGGATTAAGGTGAGACAAGGATTCAGGGGTGTACCCTTAAGTGCTTCTCAAACCTTATTGAATGTTTACTTTGTGCTACATATATGATCCTTGCCTCGAGGAGCTCATGCTCTGGTGGGGAAAGCAGACAAGTGGAACAGTCAGTCACACTCCTGAACTAAGTGTAGGGGCAATAGGAGGGTCTCCTAGCTCAGTCTGGGTaccaggaagacttcctggaggaagtgatgccTCAGCTGAAACCTGAACATGGAACATGAGTTAACCAGGTAGAGGGCTGGGGGCAGATTTCCCGGGCAACAGAGAGAGCATGTACAGAAGCCTGGAGGCAAGAgagagcacagagaggttagggagCAGAAAACAGTTCAGTTTAGCTAGGTGACCAAATGGACTCTTCAGAGTGGGGCACTCTGAGTAATTACACTGGGACTATAGGTATAAATCAGGACGGGGTGTTCCTAAGCACAGCTGGTGTGTGGCTCTGAGCGGGAGTGTAGTGGGGCTAGAGAGGTAGGCAGGACTTGGGTGGTGAAGGGCAGTGTAAGCCCTTCTGAGGGCTTGGGGGGCGTTTGAGAAGTTCTATGCAGAGGTGAGCCGCAATCTGATTCACAGTTTAGAAAAATGTCTTCAGCAATTCTGTGGCTGGTTTTGTAGCAAGATATAACAAAGATAAAAGCAAGGGAGCACGGAGGAAGGCAGGGTGATTCTGTTGTTGGTGGTCTGGGAAAAATTCCCATAGGAGGTGTTGTTTGGACTGGCTTGAAAGGGACAATCGTATTTTAATAGGCAGAAGGAGAAATGAGTTACTTACCAGTGGGACTGAAAGCATGCGGCAGTTTTCCACCTTGCAGAGGAGGGAGAGGTGACTCAGGGCATTTTAAGCTGAGAGAACGGCCCGCATGAAGGCAAGGTGGCTTGAAAACAGGGGCTGCATTAGGGTGAATGTGATGCTTTGGGGGGCAGCGTGGTGAGAACCAAGCCAGGGGGGTCTTTAGAGAAAGGTAGAGAGACAGGTATGAGCTGCCTGGACTTGGGAGTTTTGGTCTCACTTACGAAGAAGGGTTCATTATACGTCTTCCTCCTGAGCAGGTCAAACGTGAGTCCTTCCAGGCCCTGTGCCTGGATCTGTTCCAGCCCAATGGTCTTGAGCATCTGGCTGGCTTCAAAACGGTgctgagggcaggggtggggaaggcatGAAGGATAGACTCCCTGTCCTAGTCCTGGAGAAGGCAGGGTACTAGGCAGCCCTAGAGCTTACCTCAAGGACACTGGAATAGCACAGCTGGTCTAGGATGGTCCTGATGACCGTGGCTGAGTGCACACCCATTATCTTGACCAGCATACTGAGTGCctgtggaggtgggcagggcGGGCTGGGGTATACCAGGCCAAGAGGCATCTGGATGGCCAAACAGGCTCAAGGGCTAGAACTTGTAGGGAATAGGTGGggtcctttctcctccctcttggcctCGTGAGTGAGAGCGTAAgttcatgtgcacacacatgtacatacgtGCATGAACACCCATACACATCGAATGTACACGGACATGTGTACATTTAGCGTCCATGCAACCCTGTactcatatgtatatacatactgACAAAACACACAGAGACCCTGTGGTGCTCCTTGCGGGAGCTTCTTTTCTCTGGGATGAGGATGACAGGGTCCAGACCCCACCAGTCAGCAGCGGTTCCCCAGTGCTCCCCAGGGAGCTCGTCCTCCTGCCCCTGACACCTGCATCTGCTGGGTCTTCGGCCCTTGGTGCAGGCACTGCAGCAGGTACTCTCGGGCTGTGCTGCTACAGGGCCTCAGGAACCCGAAGCACAGGGCCGCCTCCACTGCTGCCTTGTTCCCTGACTTCTTTATCAGCATCTGCAGCACAGGCACCAGCTTCTCTCCATCCTCGATCTGAGTCCTCTGAGAGGGAGATGAGGGACACGGGTGGTGGGACTATGTCTTCGGCCAGGCTTTGTCAGGAAGGCAATTCATTACTGCTTCCAGaccatcctccctcctccttaAGGTGAATCTCACGTCATGAGATTATTTTACCCACTTCCCTTATTTTTGCTGTCATCTACTTGCCCCTATGCCGCATCCTTTCATTTCTCTATGACTTTTCTTGTGGATGGATCAATGTTACTCTCTAACACTTCTGCTGTCTTAATTCCTAATTCCACAGAGAGACTTTATCATTACCCATTACTGCAACTTCTCTATGACCCCTCCCCCCCATCTTTCTGGTTCTCCTCTGATGTCAACAACTGTTGGACTCCACAAAGACTAACGATTCACTGATCGCCTTGTCACTGCTCCtcactttcttccctctttaccCAGCTTCAGTTCCACGGTCCTGCTCACTCAACTCCTTTACCCCCTCTTGCTTCATTGTACTCAGCTCTCCACCAACGCTGCGCCTGCACTTCCTGGCGGGAAACAAAGTTATGCTGACTAATCTCACTTGAAATGTATGAACACAGACCTTGTGTAGATCCTTAATGCTGCCTAGTGATTAGACTGCTTTTCCCTGGGCAATTCTCTTTCCCACCGTTCTAATTCATTCTCTTCCCTCTGGAATCTCTAATACTTCTTCTTCTATTCTCTTAAGTTGATGACCTTGCTTCCTACTTTACTGAGCAAATAAAAGCAACTAGAAAAGAAGTTCCAGAGACACTTACCACCACTTCTATCCAACTTTCAACACCTGCACCCATATGTTCTTCCTTTCCACGTGTTACAATGGACCATGACCATCTATCTAAAGTCAGTCTCTCTACTCATGTGTTCAAGCTCATCCCTTCTCATCTGCTCAAGAACATTGCTGCACAATTCTTCCCACCCTCTTCAAAATgatcattttcctaatgactggGTCATTACACCTCAGCATTGAAGCAtgctgttatttttcctttttctggtaTTTACCCCTGCTGCTGACTACAACTCTTTTCAGCAAAACTTGGAAAGTTGTCCATGCTTGCCAACTCTAACTTCTTTCCTCCCATCCTCTCTTAAACCCACCCTATTCAGGCCTTCACTCCCACCTTCCCACCAGaatggttctttttaaaaaatatttatttatttatttggctgcaccgggtcttagttgtggcatgcgggatcttcactgtggcatgtggaatctttttagttgcagtgtgtgggatcttagttgcggcatgtgggatctttagttgtggcatgtggaatcttcagttgcagcatgcaggatcttcagttgcagcacgcgggatcttgagttacagcatgtgggatctagttccctgacgagggattgaacccgggccccctgcattgggagtgtggagtcttagccactggaccaccagagaagtccccacaATGGTTCTTGTTAAGAAAATCAATGATTCCCACATTGTTAAATCCATTGGATCGATTCTCAGTCCTTGTATTATTTGATATGGTTGATTTATCTCCTTTCCTTGATATATGTTCTTCACTTGATTTTCAGAATGCTGCACTCTTGTCTGTCTTCCTACCTATTGGCCACTTCTCAGTATTTACTgattcttcctcttgtctctgaCCGCTTAACATTGGGGTGCCCCAAGGCTTGACTCTTGGTTCTTAGTGATCTCATCTAGGTGAATGACATTAAATGCTACTTATATGCTGACAACTCATAGATTTCTTCCTCTAGCTGTATATCTAACTGTTTACTTGCTGTCTCCCTTGGAGGTCCGGTAGACATCTGAAACATAACTTGTCCAAAATTGGGCTTTTGATATTATAGTACCTCCAAGCCTGTTCCACCTGCAGCTTTCTCCATGTTAGTTGGTAACAACTCCATCCTTTCAGTTTCGAGGCCAAAAACCTTGACCTCATCCTTGTTTCctcactgtctttttttaattttaatttttaaaatttttggctgtgttgggtcattgttgctgcacgcggacattctctagttgaggtgagcaggggctactcttcgttgtggtgtgcaggcttcttattgtcgtggcttctcttgttgtggagcatgggctctaggtgcatgggcttcagtagctgtggcacgcggccttcagtagttgtggctcgcaggctgtagagcgcaggctcagtagttgtggtgcacggacttagttgctccacggcacgtgggatcttcccggaccagggcttgaacccgtgtcccctgcattggcaggcggattctcaaccactgcgccaccagggaagtgcccctcACTGTCTTTTATAACTCACACTTAACCTGTCagagttttgctttaaaaatgtatccaGAATTGAATAACTTCTTACCAACCACACTGCAACCACcgtggtccaagccaccatcgtGTCTTACCAGGATTGCTTCAGCAGCCCCTAACGGGTCTCTCTGC is a window encoding:
- the HEATR9 gene encoding protein HEATR9 produces the protein MDYEKSVNISDINRSMFKCPWLEYPERTKELRRATAPVLLPLSCHQMPKEEFPPSPECWRQHPSKPNSVPYCYSKQPEIYTHWHTLYNQQKEREAQKILWKMRDHPRYLTEGTLIPKLHLPMSKLIIKTQMESKPSDPTGDPLKWQRLKELTESLKSPREDEQLYAAQALGCLGVRDKFITEALWQVAQTGPEKVKYEACQTLAILGCLNKHVIQALIKQLKGQNEGQRMDTLIALRVALNSWAAVPKDQRTQIEDGEKLVPVLQMLIKKSGNKAAVEAALCFGFLRPCSSTAREYLLQCLHQGPKTQQMQALSMLVKIMGVHSATVIRTILDQLCYSSVLEHRFEASQMLKTIGLEQIQAQGLEGLTFDLLRRKTYNEPFFAMRQAVAETVEELKMKPTMMNLVEAQLMSSNATARQEAVISLGVLGIRSPQVFHLVLDMLDVEKSPSVKKSLQETLILLASTDPWIQNKLKNKVLFVHEVPKTSMNVEFTRFRKEPEKPEELNIQDVQLAQLNPLFLTKSSATSDQRKKLNAQKGSGTSAFPSCFSKPQKHKSQATGSWTRGIRKQLRILAETSN